Part of the Ignavibacterium album JCM 16511 genome, TTGTTTGATAGAAAACCGGTGAGAAATTAAATCCCCAGTCAGTTAATTTTTTTGCACCAATTTCCTGCGGAACCTTATCAGAAAGTAATGGAAAATATTTTCGTTTAAGATAGTAACTCCATTCATCATCAATTTCATTAATTGATTTACCGAGTGTGTGTTCAATAACATCATTAAAATTTTTATACATCCAGAAGTTTTCAATCATCAAAGGAATCTTTTCGATTCCATAATTTTCTTCAACAAATTCCAGAAAACTCTGACCTTCTTTATACATCAGAAATGAACCATAGATTTTAAAGATGTCTTTTAACCCAACAAAGTAATTATTAATAACAGCATCACGCATTACCATTTCTGCCTGAGCATCAACTTCAGTGGAAAGATATTCTGCAAATCCTTCAACAAACCAAAGCGGAGGAAGCATATCTGTTGGCTGACGGTGATCACGAAGAACACGAAAAACTTTATTCGTCATGAAAACATGAACAAGTTCGTGTCTTATTACATGTCTGAAATCAGACAATGAACCTGTTGAAGGAATCACTACTCTTCCTTTCAGGAATTCAAAAAATCCTCCGACTCCTTCGGGAATAAAACCTGGTGTTACATTCGTCTGTTGAAAATGAATAGAAGTATTATAAAAAATAAGTGGAATTTTTCTTATTACAACATGATTAAGCTTCTCAGCAAGTTCAGAATAAATTTCTTCGGCATAAGCTGCACCGACTTTGGCAACTGTTTCCATTTCTCCGTAATAATAAATATTAAAATGTTCGGTACGAAGAATTTTCCAGTCGAAATCTTCATACTGAACTTTATTCCGGCCGAAGAAAAAATACTGACCATGTAATTCTGATGAAATAAATAACAGAATTACAAGACTTAACTTGAAAAGAATTTTCAAAACTCTCTCAGTTTATTTTCAGGATAATCTTTCTTTAAGAAGATTGATATACTCGATTTCACTCGGATCAAATCCTCTCAGGACGCCTAAATAAAAACTTATCCAATCAACCAAAAAAATCAAATCCATAATCCGTACCTTAAAATTTTTTTCATTGCTTTGAAGCGAAACTATTTCCACATCAGCTTTGCTGATTAATTCAGACACAATTTGAAATCTTCGTTTGATTTGCGGATGATAAGTTTCATCGAGAATGTAAATAACTTTTGTGTGAAGCTTTTTTTGCTGATGAGATTCCCAGCCAATGATTTCATTGTGATTCATTTCCGGAAATTCATGATGAAATGCATGAAGTTTTGAATTTTCATTTATCTGAGATTTAAATCTGTAACCTACTGAATTCGTACAATCTGATGCCGAATAAATTACAGGAATAAAACCAAGCAACTGCTGAGTAATTGTCAAAGCGGTATTATTTTCAGTTGAGTATTCTTTAGCTCTGTTTTGCCAAAGTTGAATGATCGCTTCAATAACTTCTTTTTGCGAAGCAATTAATTCCAGTTTTTCAAAAACTTTTAACAAAGTAAAGAAGCTTAATCCAAGAGCATAACGAGGTTGAAAACCTTTTTGTAATCTTATAAACGGTA contains:
- a CDS encoding bifunctional phosphoglucose/phosphomannose isomerase, with the translated sequence MKISELIQKYDTQNQFQVLKETYKQIEYAINNSYPDFGFSKDHFNKIIISGLGGSAISGGLLKNFLKDELSVPVIVNRNYFLPSFADDKTLMIASSYSGNTEETIESFNNALQKKCRIICISTGGKLEKLAQENSIPFIRLQKGFQPRYALGLSFFTLLKVFEKLELIASQKEVIEAIIQLWQNRAKEYSTENNTALTITQQLLGFIPVIYSASDCTNSVGYRFKSQINENSKLHAFHHEFPEMNHNEIIGWESHQQKKLHTKVIYILDETYHPQIKRRFQIVSELISKADVEIVSLQSNEKNFKVRIMDLIFLVDWISFYLGVLRGFDPSEIEYINLLKERLS